The Maridesulfovibrio ferrireducens genome segment TCTGTATAGGTTTCGATAGATTTTTGCAGAATATTACGATGCCGATCACCGCCTGTACGATTAAGGATAACTCCTGCGAGATTAAAACCGTCTTCAAAGGCTTTGCAACCGGCTACTATGGCGGCAACAGTGCGAGTCATTTTAGTACAATCAATCGCTAAGATCACGGGTGCATTTATTATTCTGGCAAGTTCAGCGGTGGAACAGGTTCCCTCCACATCTTTACCATCAAAAAGACCTCTGTTCCCTTCTACTATTGATATATCTGCCCCTTGCCCCTTCTCAAGAAATAAGGCTTTCAGCTTATCAACAGACATTAAAAAAGGATCCAGATTTGTCGCAGATTGCCCGGAAGCCAGTCCCAGCCATTTTGCATCAATATAATCCGGCCCCTTTTTAAAGGGTTTCACACTCTTGCCGAGATTTTTAAAAGCTCTGCAAAGCCCCAGAGTGACAATGGTTTTACCAGTGCCGCCGCTAAGTCCGGCGAGAACGAGACGAGGAAAATTCATAAAACATTTACCCGCTAAGTCAACGATAGGAATTCAAAACTAAAAATGCCCTGTCCAAAAAAATTGGACAAGGCATTCAAGACTCTAGGCCTAAAAAGGTCTATTCGCCCTCAGCTCCGCCCTGTTTACCAGCGCCGGACATGCCGTACATGGTAGTGCTACCACTTGACCAATATACAACTTTTTCTTCCTTAACGAGTGCAGTCAGGACTTTTTTAACGTCACGACCCTTTTCATCAGGGAAAAGTTTGGTAAAATCATTGAAGTAAAATTTGCTTTTCGCCCCGGTCTTTGA includes the following:
- a CDS encoding dissimilatory sulfite reductase D family protein; this encodes MAIELESAKVVIMDFLVSKTGAKSKFYFNDFTKLFPDEKGRDVKKVLTALVKEEKVVYWSSGSTTMYGMSGAGKQGGAEGE